In Anser cygnoides isolate HZ-2024a breed goose chromosome 14, Taihu_goose_T2T_genome, whole genome shotgun sequence, one genomic interval encodes:
- the NKX2-5 gene encoding homeobox protein Nkx-2.5, giving the protein MFPSPVTTTPFSVKDILNLEQHQSGLAPMELPSPSCMLAAFKQEAFGTEPPGLPDLREELPEPPPGKAAFPSPYYVKSYAEMDSAKDPKADKKELCSLHKSLEQEKRDLDDPERPRQRKRRKPRVLFSQAQVYELERRFKQQKYLSAPERDHLANVLKLTSTQVKIWFQNRRYKCKRQRQDQTLEMVGIPPPRRIAVPVLVRDGKPCLGESSPYSSPYNVSINPYSYNAYPAYPNYNSPACNANYNCNYPSVQPMQPSAASNNFMNFSVGDLNSVQTPIPQGNAGISTLHGIRAW; this is encoded by the exons ATGTTTCCTAGCCCTGTGACGACGACCCCTTTCTCGGTCAAGGATATTTTGAACCTGGAGCAGCACCAGAGCGGCCTGGCCCCCATGGAGCTGCCGTCGCCCTCCTGCATGCTGGCCGCCTTCAAGCAGGAGGCCTTCGGCACCGAGCCCCCCGGCCTGCCCGACCTGCGGGAGGAGCTGCCCGAGCCTCCCCCGGGCAAGGCGGCCTTCCCCAGCCCTTACTACGTTAAGAGCTACGCGGAGATGGACTCAGCCAAGGACCCCAAGGCGGATAAGAAAG agctgtgctcccTGCACAAGAGCCTGGAGCAGGAGAAGAGAGACCTGGACGATCCCGAGCGCCCCagacagaggaagaggaggaaaccTCGCGTCCTCTTTTCCCAGGCCCAAGTCTACGAACTGGAGAGAAGGttcaagcagcagaaatatCTCTCGGCTCCCGAAAGAGACCATCTAGCCAACGTCCTAAAGCTCACCTCCACCCAGGTGAAAATTTGGTTCCAGAATAGAAGGTATAAATGCAAAAGGCAAAGACAGGATCAGACCCTCGAGATGGTGGGGATCCCGCCGCCCCGGCGGATAGCCGTGCCGGTGCTGGTGCGGGACGGGAAGCCCTGCCTGGGGGAGTCTTCTCCCTACAGCTCGCCCTATAACGTCAGCATTAACCCCTATAGCTACAACGCCTACCCCGCGTACCCCAACTACAACAGCCCCGCCTGCAACGCCAACTACAACTGCAACTACCCCTCCGTGCAGCCCATGCAGCCCTCGGCGGCCAGCAACAACTTCATGAACTTCAGCGTGGGGGACTTGAATTCGGTGCAGACACCCATCCCGCAGGGGAACGCGGGCATCTCCACGTTGCACGGGATCCGAGCCTGGTAG